Proteins from one Ketobacter alkanivorans genomic window:
- a CDS encoding urease subunit beta, which translates to MIPGELITEPGELELNAGLPKVTIAVANTGDRPIQVGSHYHFYETNAALDFDRDKARGFRLDIAAGTAVRFEPGQTREVTLVEYAGEKAVYGFRGMVMGKL; encoded by the coding sequence ATGATTCCAGGTGAACTGATAACTGAACCGGGCGAGCTGGAGCTGAATGCCGGGCTGCCCAAGGTGACCATAGCAGTCGCCAACACCGGTGACCGACCGATTCAAGTTGGCTCGCACTATCATTTTTATGAAACCAATGCAGCACTGGATTTCGACCGGGACAAGGCTCGGGGGTTCCGACTGGACATCGCCGCGGGGACTGCCGTGCGCTTCGAACCAGGGCAAACCCGGGAAGTAACGCTGGTGGAGTACGCTGGTGAAAAAGCCGTATATGGCTTCCGTGGCATGGTGATGGGGAAACTTTAA
- the ureA gene encoding urease subunit gamma, producing the protein MELTPREKDKLLLFSAAQLAERRKARGLKLNYPEAIALISFEIMEGARDGRTVAELMDYGRTLLTKADVMEGIAEMIHDVQVEATFPDGTKLVTVHDPIV; encoded by the coding sequence ATGGAACTGACACCTCGAGAAAAAGACAAACTGCTGCTGTTCAGCGCGGCCCAGCTGGCGGAGCGTCGTAAAGCCCGTGGCCTCAAACTGAATTATCCAGAGGCGATTGCTCTGATCTCATTTGAGATAATGGAGGGCGCCCGTGATGGCAGAACCGTTGCGGAACTGATGGACTATGGCCGTACCCTGTTAACCAAAGCCGATGTAATGGAGGGTATTGCCGAAATGATTCACGACGTGCAGGTTGAAGCTACGTTTCCCGACGGCACCAAGCTGGTGACCGTGCATGACCCCATTGTTTAA
- a CDS encoding urease accessory protein UreD → MNAIATPAQAGWSASLALEFEQKGAKTALVRNRHEGPLRVQRPFYPEANGQAHVYILHPPGGIVAGDSLVISSTIGSDAHALLTTPSAGRVYCSNRQRLLQTQQVTMTVADGGFGEWLPQENIVFNDALAVNRTHIHLQPESRFIGWEITCLGRPASSELFESGDLQQDLVVTMSGQPLLLEKSRFAGGSALMHKRWGLNGSHALATMICTLEDSAAEASMRQLCEQHRGPHLTIEVTQLPKLLILRAHAMQAEPIKNAFFAAWRKLRFIMQNCEAIAPRIWFT, encoded by the coding sequence ATGAATGCCATTGCGACCCCGGCTCAGGCCGGGTGGTCTGCATCCCTTGCCCTGGAATTTGAACAAAAGGGGGCGAAAACGGCCCTCGTGCGTAATCGTCATGAGGGCCCATTGCGGGTTCAGCGACCATTTTACCCCGAAGCCAATGGACAGGCTCATGTCTATATCCTGCATCCCCCGGGGGGCATTGTGGCGGGGGACAGTTTGGTCATATCCAGTACAATCGGCAGCGATGCCCATGCGTTGTTGACGACGCCATCGGCTGGGCGGGTGTATTGTTCCAATCGCCAGCGGCTGTTGCAGACCCAACAGGTCACCATGACGGTGGCAGACGGCGGCTTTGGTGAATGGCTGCCCCAGGAAAATATTGTTTTCAATGATGCCTTGGCAGTAAATCGCACTCATATCCATCTGCAGCCGGAATCCCGCTTCATCGGTTGGGAGATTACTTGTCTGGGGCGGCCCGCATCCAGTGAGCTGTTTGAGAGCGGTGATCTGCAGCAGGATTTGGTAGTAACCATGTCGGGACAGCCCTTACTGCTGGAGAAAAGTCGCTTTGCCGGTGGCAGTGCGCTTATGCATAAGCGTTGGGGGCTGAACGGCAGTCACGCCCTGGCAACCATGATTTGCACGTTGGAAGACTCCGCTGCAGAAGCAAGTATGCGGCAACTGTGCGAACAGCATCGCGGGCCACACTTGACTATAGAAGTCACCCAGCTTCCCAAATTGCTGATACTAAGGGCTCATGCCATGCAGGCAGAGCCGATAAAAAATGCATTTTTTGCTGCCTGGCGCAAGCTGCGTTTTATCATGCAGAATTGCGAAGCAATTGCGCCTCGGATCTGGTTTACCTGA
- a CDS encoding DUF1329 domain-containing protein, producing the protein MNLRTSIALLLALLTLPVQAATLGKELTPIGAERAANADGSIPSWSADELSDEDHLQWMADIAAEQPLYRITAENQAQYQALLTPGLQKMFELHPDSFNIPVYQTHRTARQPAWTYEAASKNLQDARISDSGDEVLAAWPGTPFPKPTTPYEVMWNHQTRWKGVFISLHLYESTVYPNMLVDSLETIIETYAHFYQRDRETPELNWRNAYYFSHILGPARLAGGGLLIHESLQPVRKPRQAWIYITGERRMRRTPTMGYDSPLFNSEGIRVADEIDIFNGPLDRYDWELLGKREMLIPYNNQKMRYNRCDDPQALMPFHIAPNAMRFEKHRVWVVEARLKENERHIYKRRTFYIDEDTWSIVLVDIYGKDDNMWRTTMRFSAYYEEMPGMFSALDAYHDLVDGSYFLQCSAGEGTEFYAEPPPDGYFSPATIRKRMKR; encoded by the coding sequence ATGAACCTGCGCACCAGTATCGCTCTGTTGTTAGCCCTGCTGACCCTGCCTGTGCAGGCCGCTACCTTGGGCAAGGAACTCACCCCAATAGGTGCTGAACGTGCCGCCAACGCTGATGGCTCAATCCCCAGCTGGTCTGCAGATGAGCTCAGCGACGAAGATCATCTGCAGTGGATGGCTGATATCGCCGCTGAGCAGCCACTGTACCGAATTACCGCAGAGAATCAGGCGCAATACCAGGCACTGCTCACACCTGGATTGCAGAAGATGTTTGAACTGCATCCGGACAGTTTCAATATTCCGGTTTACCAAACCCATCGCACTGCGCGTCAGCCTGCTTGGACCTACGAGGCGGCCAGCAAGAACCTGCAGGATGCCCGTATCAGCGACAGTGGCGACGAGGTGCTTGCCGCCTGGCCAGGTACACCCTTTCCGAAACCGACTACGCCCTATGAAGTGATGTGGAACCATCAAACCCGCTGGAAAGGGGTATTCATCTCACTGCATCTATACGAGTCAACGGTTTATCCCAATATGTTGGTGGATTCACTGGAAACCATCATCGAAACCTACGCCCATTTCTATCAGCGTGACCGTGAAACCCCTGAGCTGAATTGGCGCAATGCGTATTATTTTTCTCATATTCTGGGGCCGGCCCGTTTGGCCGGTGGCGGCCTGCTTATCCATGAAAGCCTGCAGCCTGTGCGTAAACCTCGTCAAGCCTGGATTTATATCACCGGGGAACGTCGCATGCGGCGCACTCCCACGATGGGTTATGACTCCCCCCTGTTTAATTCAGAAGGCATAAGGGTGGCCGATGAGATTGATATATTTAACGGCCCTCTGGATCGATATGATTGGGAATTGCTTGGAAAACGGGAGATGCTGATTCCCTATAACAATCAAAAAATGCGCTATAACCGCTGTGACGATCCCCAGGCATTGATGCCCTTTCATATTGCGCCCAATGCCATGCGCTTTGAAAAGCATCGCGTGTGGGTGGTGGAGGCCCGCCTCAAAGAGAACGAGCGCCATATATACAAACGCCGTACGTTTTATATTGATGAAGATACCTGGAGCATCGTACTGGTCGATATCTACGGCAAAGATGACAATATGTGGCGTACCACCATGCGTTTTTCTGCATATTACGAAGAAATGCCCGGCATGTTTTCAGCGCTGGACGCCTACCACGATCTGGTGGACGGCAGTTATTTTCTGCAGTGCAGCGCCGGTGAAGGAACCGAGTTCTATGCCGAGCCCCCGCCTGATGGGTATTTTTCTCCAGCCACTATCCGCAAACGCATGAAACGCTAG
- a CDS encoding hybrid sensor histidine kinase/response regulator, which yields MYRLDGRVFLPTRIGLLSLFLVVPLLLLLVQLLYGGDERIQSIDRKLKSIHDIRILQNVVDLAERLRDLSVIVVYDRSEELEAEYERQRQELLNAMSTLSQDASFSQDNPILELTFPRIIKQIKRVRPVLGAELYTPEVAFREHQPLVETLQQIQFRLADQGGMFGDRLDVSLNLIYLALDEFSDLTTDLGRARSYGSLYLRIGHVPSDGVDSLERIYERLELQHERLNIRANQLLKNHPDLIGKAPFKDIPWNLLQEAADTLDDQVIQSPDLDTPWRNYYRNVSQYVVTASVYRDQILSLLQSQYHLERQSAVVEQRWTMTGMALLVLVYSIIYMVDLREASGRQKERQEKEAAEAADRAKSQFLATMSHEIRTPINGVLGMVDLLSGTPLNEEQKNYLMALKSSGQTLLAVINDVLDYSKIEAGKLQIDNTMFDPRQEVNESLTLFKPLFRQRNVELNISFDKSVPNLVNCDPQRLRQILMNLVGNGLKFTEQGSVNVRLSVKSTEEKTFLYGVVRDTGIGMDNTQQAELFKQFSQADKSISRRYGGTGLGLAICQRLCHLMGGEIGVNSKRGSGTTFWFTIELHAIDESRLSGVETADLSVRQQHYRNELSGKRVLVAEDNKVNQMVIQGMLKKAGISVDVVENGKLAYEKITKHGLRYDCILMDWEMPEMDGITAARKILAWERSNQKPVSLIVALTAHVLSDYETQAMEVGMKGFLKKPIDQDALFQNLILLLKEQQTQQQ from the coding sequence TTGTATCGACTGGATGGCCGAGTCTTTTTGCCCACCCGAATTGGCCTATTGTCACTCTTTCTTGTGGTGCCATTGCTGCTGCTGCTCGTCCAGCTATTGTACGGCGGTGATGAGCGTATTCAGAGCATAGACCGCAAACTGAAATCGATTCACGACATTCGTATCCTGCAGAACGTGGTGGATCTGGCTGAGCGGCTGCGTGATTTAAGTGTCATTGTTGTCTATGACCGCTCCGAGGAACTGGAGGCGGAATATGAGCGGCAGCGTCAGGAGCTGTTGAATGCCATGTCGACGTTGAGTCAGGATGCCAGCTTCAGTCAGGATAACCCTATTCTTGAGTTAACTTTTCCTAGAATAATCAAGCAAATAAAGCGAGTGCGGCCGGTGTTGGGGGCGGAGCTTTATACGCCGGAGGTGGCATTCCGAGAGCATCAGCCGCTGGTGGAAACCCTGCAGCAGATTCAGTTTCGGCTTGCTGATCAGGGTGGCATGTTTGGCGATCGCCTCGATGTTTCCCTCAATTTGATCTATCTGGCTTTGGACGAATTCAGCGATCTGACCACGGATCTGGGGCGTGCCCGCTCTTATGGCAGCCTTTACTTGCGCATAGGCCATGTGCCCTCTGATGGGGTTGACAGCCTGGAGCGTATCTATGAACGCCTGGAGTTGCAGCACGAACGGCTCAATATTCGAGCCAACCAATTGCTTAAAAATCACCCGGATCTGATTGGCAAGGCTCCCTTCAAGGATATTCCCTGGAATCTGCTGCAGGAAGCCGCCGATACCCTTGATGATCAGGTGATTCAGTCCCCGGATCTCGATACGCCTTGGCGTAATTACTACCGCAACGTGTCGCAGTATGTGGTTACCGCATCGGTTTACCGGGATCAGATTCTTTCCCTGCTGCAGTCCCAATATCATCTGGAGCGCCAGTCAGCGGTGGTTGAGCAGCGCTGGACAATGACCGGCATGGCGCTACTGGTGCTGGTGTACAGCATCATCTATATGGTGGACCTAAGAGAAGCATCCGGGCGTCAGAAAGAACGTCAGGAGAAAGAGGCTGCCGAGGCTGCAGATCGCGCCAAAAGCCAGTTCTTGGCCACCATGAGCCATGAGATACGTACGCCTATCAATGGTGTTTTGGGTATGGTGGATCTGCTGTCGGGCACGCCGCTCAATGAGGAGCAGAAAAACTACCTGATGGCGCTGAAAAGCTCAGGTCAGACCCTGCTGGCGGTCATCAATGATGTGCTTGATTACTCCAAGATCGAGGCGGGCAAGCTGCAGATTGATAACACCATGTTTGATCCGCGCCAGGAGGTCAATGAGTCTCTGACCCTGTTCAAACCGCTGTTTCGGCAGCGTAACGTAGAGCTGAACATTTCGTTTGATAAAAGTGTGCCCAACCTGGTGAACTGTGACCCCCAGCGGCTGCGTCAGATCCTGATGAACTTGGTGGGGAACGGGTTGAAGTTTACCGAGCAGGGGTCAGTCAACGTTCGTCTGTCGGTGAAATCAACGGAGGAAAAAACCTTTCTTTACGGCGTTGTGCGGGATACCGGCATCGGCATGGATAACACGCAACAGGCGGAGTTGTTCAAGCAGTTCTCCCAGGCTGATAAGTCCATTTCGCGTCGTTATGGAGGCACCGGGCTGGGATTGGCCATTTGTCAGCGTCTTTGCCATTTAATGGGAGGGGAAATCGGCGTTAACAGCAAGCGCGGTAGCGGCACCACGTTTTGGTTTACCATTGAACTGCATGCAATTGATGAGTCCCGTCTGTCTGGCGTGGAAACGGCTGATCTGTCGGTGCGTCAGCAGCATTATCGTAATGAACTATCTGGCAAGCGAGTGCTGGTGGCGGAGGACAACAAGGTTAACCAGATGGTGATTCAGGGAATGCTGAAAAAAGCGGGTATCAGCGTGGATGTGGTTGAAAATGGCAAGCTCGCCTATGAAAAGATTACCAAACACGGCCTGCGCTACGATTGCATCTTGATGGATTGGGAGATGCCTGAAATGGACGGCATCACCGCCGCACGGAAAATACTGGCATGGGAGCGCAGCAACCAAAAGCCGGTTTCGCTTATAGTTGCATTGACGGCCCATGTCTTGTCAGACTACGAGACTCAGGCCATGGAAGTCGGCATGAAAGGGTTCTTGAAGAAGCCCATAGATCAGGATGCGTTGTTTCAGAACCTGATTTTGTTATTAAAAGAACAACAAACACAACAGCAATAA
- a CDS encoding c-type cytochrome, with protein sequence MMKQLIVSLAVLVGLSVSGQALASKLADQSGNDEPVGMRSIMSPAKIDARTQPAAKVCLQGEECGSAAPVAAVAAADAKKTPKEMYNACAACHATGAAGAPKVGDAAAWAPRIAQGNDTLYSHAINGLNMMPPRGTCAACSDDDIKAIVDYMVDNSK encoded by the coding sequence ATGATGAAGCAACTTATTGTTTCTTTGGCAGTTTTGGTTGGTTTGAGTGTGTCTGGTCAGGCACTGGCGTCCAAGTTGGCAGATCAATCCGGAAACGATGAGCCTGTGGGCATGCGCTCTATCATGAGCCCCGCCAAGATTGATGCGCGTACTCAGCCAGCCGCAAAAGTGTGCTTGCAGGGTGAAGAATGCGGTAGCGCGGCACCGGTGGCTGCAGTTGCGGCAGCGGACGCCAAGAAAACCCCTAAAGAGATGTACAATGCTTGCGCAGCCTGCCACGCAACCGGTGCTGCCGGTGCACCGAAAGTGGGTGATGCAGCAGCGTGGGCACCTCGAATCGCTCAGGGCAATGATACACTGTATTCTCATGCCATTAACGGTTTAAACATGATGCCGCCCCGTGGCACCTGCGCCGCCTGTTCTGATGATGACATTAAAGCCATCGTAGATTACATGGTTGATAATTCCAAGTAA
- a CDS encoding DUF4136 domain-containing protein, which yields MSRLILVTISLFCMLLGGCAQKLANYDYNPGFNYASYQGYALQQSEKQTYQSLDGSRIEQAIQKALAGRYSQVEQGAADFLVAYYLQAERKIDNSGVSFGFGVSGGNMGVGVSTGPKAKEKTEGKLILEVVDTQSNQLVWTAKATRNLLDSMNPSQREYLIQDLVQEMLANFPPQ from the coding sequence ATGTCGAGACTGATATTAGTCACCATTAGCTTGTTTTGTATGCTTTTAGGTGGGTGCGCTCAGAAACTGGCCAATTATGATTATAATCCAGGGTTCAATTACGCTTCTTATCAAGGCTATGCCTTGCAACAAAGTGAGAAGCAGACGTATCAATCTCTGGATGGAAGCCGTATTGAACAGGCCATACAAAAGGCGCTGGCTGGCCGTTACAGCCAGGTGGAACAGGGGGCGGCCGATTTTCTGGTGGCGTACTACCTTCAAGCCGAGCGCAAGATCGATAATTCAGGGGTCAGTTTCGGTTTTGGGGTCTCTGGCGGCAATATGGGGGTGGGTGTCAGCACTGGCCCCAAGGCCAAGGAGAAGACTGAGGGTAAGCTGATATTGGAGGTGGTGGATACGCAGTCCAATCAGCTGGTTTGGACTGCAAAGGCTACCCGTAATTTGCTGGACAGCATGAATCCTAGCCAAAGGGAGTATCTGATTCAGGATCTGGTGCAGGAAATGCTGGCTAACTTTCCGCCCCAGTGA
- a CDS encoding histidine kinase — protein sequence MNASIQQKARRSTAMLLSISLGGVAVAALVATAVAMMVADTLRGDAYAINLAGSMRMQSYRMLTARLNNESPAELNHRINAYQEKLDDPLLERMAAFNSDALLHQQLTLLESDWRDQLRPALEDPAYNSADLVPIVEGYVTRIDQAVQMLQQQSENKVNTLRNVQTFSLLILFSLSALLLLAVNFKWVAPLKEFMAAVKRLQNGDFSTRIQYSNNDELGLLGETINQMADQLAALYNQLEQRVKDKTLQLQRSNESLGLLYENSRLLFANPDELYNNLPAVLKELQRVTQLGTISLCLRQKATGPSYKLLTSGNTARPSFCRMPHCDECRKEPDKTIFAPHLKEVVMFPVISGDVHVGDISVELHHDQNISPWQNNLLNAMAEVIATTQSLSKLSHQHSRLALMEERAAIARELHDSLAQSLSYQKMQASRLRKLLEKSASDEELFDAIAQSQAGLNESYKQLRELISTFRISVSEPGFEDAVSKAVTEITQQQNLPIELDYGIGHCPLSANEETHCLHIIREALNNVAKHAQAKRARVQLKQLPSGYIQLQVEDDGIGIAENPHKQNHFGLSILAERSSHLHGNLVITRPEQGGTLIDVTFEPKFLNNTRMKPNDVTEVSLDRVGG from the coding sequence ATGAATGCTTCGATACAACAAAAGGCCCGTCGCTCCACCGCCATGCTGCTCAGTATCAGCCTGGGAGGTGTCGCCGTGGCCGCACTGGTGGCAACCGCAGTGGCCATGATGGTGGCTGACACCCTGCGGGGTGATGCGTATGCCATCAACCTCGCTGGATCAATGCGTATGCAGTCCTATCGCATGCTAACGGCGCGGCTCAACAACGAAAGCCCGGCAGAACTGAATCACCGCATCAACGCCTATCAAGAGAAACTGGATGATCCGTTGCTCGAGCGCATGGCGGCATTCAACAGTGACGCTCTGCTCCACCAACAATTGACCCTGCTGGAAAGCGACTGGCGCGACCAGCTGAGGCCCGCCCTTGAAGATCCGGCGTACAATTCTGCAGACTTGGTACCCATCGTTGAAGGCTATGTCACCCGCATCGATCAAGCGGTGCAGATGCTGCAGCAACAGTCGGAGAACAAAGTCAACACGTTGCGAAATGTGCAAACGTTTTCACTGCTGATATTGTTCTCACTGTCGGCACTGCTATTGCTAGCGGTGAACTTCAAATGGGTGGCGCCGCTCAAAGAATTTATGGCCGCCGTAAAACGCCTGCAAAACGGAGATTTCAGCACCCGCATACAATACAGTAATAACGACGAGCTGGGCCTTTTGGGTGAAACCATCAATCAAATGGCTGACCAGTTGGCGGCCCTCTACAATCAACTCGAACAACGGGTAAAAGATAAGACGCTGCAACTGCAACGGTCAAATGAATCGCTTGGCTTGCTGTATGAAAACAGTCGCCTGCTGTTTGCCAATCCTGATGAGCTCTATAACAACCTGCCTGCGGTGTTAAAAGAGCTGCAGCGCGTTACTCAGCTGGGCACCATCTCCCTGTGTCTGCGGCAAAAAGCTACCGGTCCATCCTATAAACTGCTTACCTCCGGCAATACCGCCAGACCCAGCTTTTGCCGCATGCCACATTGCGATGAATGCCGTAAGGAACCAGACAAAACCATCTTTGCCCCCCACTTGAAAGAGGTGGTGATGTTCCCTGTAATCAGCGGCGATGTACACGTTGGCGACATCAGCGTCGAACTGCATCACGATCAGAACATCTCACCGTGGCAAAACAACTTGCTCAACGCAATGGCCGAAGTTATCGCCACCACACAAAGCCTGTCCAAGCTAAGCCATCAGCATTCACGCTTGGCCCTGATGGAAGAACGGGCGGCCATTGCCCGCGAACTGCACGATTCCCTGGCGCAATCGCTTTCCTACCAAAAGATGCAGGCCAGCCGCCTGCGCAAACTGCTGGAAAAATCAGCCAGCGACGAAGAACTGTTTGATGCCATCGCCCAAAGCCAGGCAGGCCTGAATGAGTCCTACAAGCAATTGAGGGAATTGATCAGCACCTTCCGCATCAGCGTTTCCGAGCCGGGCTTTGAAGATGCCGTCAGCAAAGCCGTAACCGAAATCACACAACAGCAGAACCTGCCGATAGAGCTGGACTATGGCATCGGACACTGCCCACTGAGCGCCAATGAAGAAACCCATTGCCTGCATATCATACGAGAAGCCCTCAACAACGTCGCCAAACACGCACAAGCCAAGCGTGCTCGGGTTCAGCTGAAACAACTGCCCAGTGGCTACATCCAATTGCAAGTAGAAGACGACGGCATCGGCATTGCCGAGAACCCCCACAAACAAAATCATTTCGGACTTTCGATTTTGGCAGAACGCAGCAGCCACTTGCATGGTAATCTCGTCATCACCCGCCCGGAACAGGGGGGCACCTTAATCGACGTGACCTTTGAACCCAAATTCCTTAACAACACTAGAATGAAACCCAATGATGTTACAGAAGTCAGCCTTGACCGTGTTGGTGGTTGA
- the narL gene encoding two-component system response regulator NarL — translation MLQKSALTVLVVDDHPLLRKGVVDLLTLEDEIIPVGEASDGIDAVRKAQELEPDLILLDLNMPGMNGIETIRALRNAGVDSRILLFTVSDSEFDVLSAFREGADGYLLKDVEPEALINSIKKAAKGITTVSPELVDILTSAIKSRDGQHDSELDDLTDREKEVLTHVAHGLSNKMIARELDIAEGTVKVHVKRLLKKLGMRSRVEAAVWLTKLND, via the coding sequence ATGTTACAGAAGTCAGCCTTGACCGTGTTGGTGGTTGATGACCACCCTCTGCTGCGCAAAGGTGTGGTAGACCTGCTTACTCTTGAAGATGAAATCATCCCTGTGGGTGAAGCCAGCGATGGCATCGACGCAGTGCGCAAAGCCCAGGAACTGGAGCCGGATCTGATACTGCTGGATCTGAACATGCCCGGCATGAATGGTATTGAAACCATCCGCGCGCTACGCAATGCCGGCGTCGATTCACGAATTCTGCTGTTTACCGTATCCGATAGTGAGTTTGATGTCCTGTCAGCATTTCGAGAAGGCGCGGATGGCTACCTGCTGAAAGATGTGGAACCTGAAGCCCTCATCAACAGCATCAAAAAAGCGGCCAAAGGCATAACCACGGTGAGCCCGGAATTAGTGGACATACTCACATCGGCCATCAAATCACGCGACGGACAACATGACTCTGAACTGGATGATCTGACCGATCGGGAAAAGGAAGTGCTCACTCATGTGGCCCATGGGCTTTCCAACAAAATGATTGCCCGCGAATTGGACATCGCCGAAGGCACGGTGAAAGTTCACGTTAAGAGATTACTCAAAAAACTGGGCATGCGCTCCCGCGTTGAAGCCGCAGTATGGCTAACCAAGCTCAACGATTGA
- a CDS encoding c-type cytochrome — protein sequence MPDIFTKTMARNIYWGGSVFFILVFVALTFDTTQRLPERDHRENITEQVALGKAVWERNNCIGCHTLLGEGAYFAPELGNVYQRFGNSKEAIKGFIKSRPVDGIPGRRSMPQFNLTEEELEAIAEFLKWTSEVNTENWPPNING from the coding sequence ATGCCAGACATCTTTACAAAAACCATGGCACGCAATATCTATTGGGGGGGCAGCGTATTTTTCATACTGGTATTTGTTGCCCTGACCTTTGACACCACACAGCGTCTACCAGAACGCGATCACCGGGAGAACATCACTGAGCAGGTCGCACTGGGCAAAGCCGTATGGGAGAGAAACAACTGCATCGGCTGCCACACCCTGTTGGGCGAAGGTGCCTACTTTGCACCAGAGCTTGGCAACGTCTATCAACGCTTCGGCAATTCCAAAGAAGCCATCAAAGGTTTCATCAAGAGCCGCCCGGTTGACGGCATACCCGGTCGCCGCAGCATGCCGCAGTTTAACCTGACAGAAGAAGAGCTGGAGGCCATCGCCGAGTTCCTGAAGTGGACCAGCGAAGTAAATACCGAAAACTGGCCCCCCAACATTAACGGTTAA
- a CDS encoding cbb3-type cytochrome c oxidase subunit I, translating into MSEAQLRYQSQAVAMPYFIAAIGLFVGQVLFGLIMGLQYVWGDFLFPEIPFNVARMVHTNLLIVWLLFGFMGAAYYLVPEESERELHSTKLALALFWIFLIAGVLTIVGYLAVPYATLAKITGNDILPTMGREFLEQPTITKIGIVIVALGFLYNIGMTVLSGRKTVISVVLLTGLVGLAVMFLFSFYNPENLILDKYFWWWVVHLWVEGVWELILGAILAFVLIKTTGVDREVIDKWLYVIIAAALITGILGTGHHYYWIGAPAYWQWLGSIFSAFEPIPFFMMTIFAFNMVFKRRKQHPNKATVLWAMGTGVMAFLGAGVWGFMHTLAPVNYYTHGTQITAAHGHMAFYGAYAMIVLTIISYAMPKLRGIGTAMSNRAQVVEMWSFWLMTVAMVFITLFLTAAGVLQVWLQRYQPNPMPFMATQDQVAIFYWCRELSGIVFTIGLILYIVSFFIKGEQPQAEPAKA; encoded by the coding sequence ATGAGTGAAGCACAATTACGTTATCAGTCTCAGGCCGTTGCCATGCCGTACTTTATCGCGGCCATCGGTTTGTTTGTAGGGCAGGTTTTGTTTGGATTGATCATGGGCCTGCAGTACGTTTGGGGAGACTTCCTGTTCCCTGAAATTCCGTTCAACGTTGCCCGCATGGTGCACACCAATTTACTGATCGTGTGGCTACTATTCGGATTTATGGGCGCAGCCTACTACCTTGTTCCAGAAGAATCCGAACGCGAGCTGCACAGCACCAAGCTGGCACTGGCACTGTTCTGGATATTTCTGATAGCCGGGGTACTGACTATCGTTGGCTACCTGGCCGTTCCCTATGCCACCTTGGCCAAGATCACCGGCAACGACATTCTGCCCACAATGGGCCGTGAGTTTCTGGAGCAACCAACCATCACCAAAATCGGTATTGTTATTGTCGCACTGGGCTTTTTATACAACATCGGCATGACCGTGCTGTCCGGTCGCAAAACTGTCATCAGCGTGGTGCTGCTCACAGGATTGGTTGGCTTGGCGGTTATGTTCCTGTTCTCCTTCTACAACCCCGAAAACCTGATTCTGGATAAATACTTCTGGTGGTGGGTGGTTCATCTTTGGGTTGAAGGTGTGTGGGAACTGATCCTGGGTGCGATCCTGGCGTTTGTACTGATCAAAACCACAGGCGTGGATCGTGAGGTCATCGACAAATGGCTGTATGTCATCATCGCCGCAGCACTGATTACCGGCATCCTGGGTACTGGTCACCATTACTACTGGATCGGGGCACCTGCATACTGGCAATGGCTGGGTTCTATCTTCTCCGCGTTCGAACCCATCCCGTTCTTTATGATGACCATCTTCGCCTTTAACATGGTGTTCAAGCGTCGTAAACAACATCCCAATAAAGCGACCGTGTTGTGGGCCATGGGTACAGGTGTAATGGCTTTTCTCGGTGCAGGCGTGTGGGGCTTTATGCATACCCTGGCACCCGTTAACTACTATACCCACGGCACTCAAATTACCGCCGCCCATGGACACATGGCTTTCTATGGTGCCTACGCGATGATCGTACTTACCATCATATCCTACGCCATGCCCAAACTACGCGGCATTGGCACAGCTATGAGCAATCGAGCGCAAGTCGTAGAAATGTGGAGCTTCTGGCTGATGACCGTTGCGATGGTCTTCATCACACTGTTCCTGACTGCCGCCGGTGTACTACAGGTCTGGCTGCAACGCTATCAACCAAACCCAATGCCATTTATGGCAACACAGGATCAAGTCGCCATATTCTACTGGTGTCGCGAACTGTCTGGAATAGTCTTTACCATCGGCCTGATCTTGTACATCGTCAGTTTTTTCATCAAAGGGGAACAGCCACAAGCTGAACCTGCCAAGGCCTAA